TCCCACGTAGGAGATACGGAGAGCGACCACCGGCACGTGGCGCACGTAGATCCGCTGGGCCGTCAGGTAGGGAAAGGCCTGGTTCGACAGGTCGTTCTCGCTGACGGATTGGACCAGCTCCCGGGCGGCGGGACCCCAGACTCCCAGGCAGCACCATGCCGACGTCAGGTCCCGGATCTGGACCCGGCTCTTCCGGTCCAGATGGAGGCGGAGCCAGGCCAGATCGCGCATACCCGTCCCGGCTCCCGTGATGACCCAGAAGCGGTCCTCCTCCAACCGGGTGATGGTGAGATCGGCCTCCATCCCGCCGCGGCGGTTCAGCAGGGAGGTGTAGGTGATTCGGCCGGGAGGCCGGTCCATCCGGTTGGCGGCCAGGTGTTGGAGGGAGGCCAGGGCGCCCGGACCCGCGACCTCCAGCTTGGTGAAGGGGGTCAGATCGAACAGGCAGACCCGCTCCCGGGCGGCGCGATGCTCGGCGCCGATGAGGGGGGACCAGTAACGGGCGCTCCAGCCCTGTCGTCCGAGTCCTCCCTCAGGGGCCGGGAGGCGCTTGCTGGCGGCGAACCACTGGGGCCGTTCCCAGCCGGCGTTCTCGAACATCTCCCCTCCCAGTTCCTCCAGGCGCGGGTGAAAGGGGCTCAGTCGTAGCCGGCGCGGACGCTCGATCTGTTGGTTGGGGTGGATGACGTCGTAGACTTCGCGGTACTGCGTTCGTCCTCGAGCCAGGACATAGGGCCGGCTGGGGACATGGGCGTGGAAGCGATTGCAGTCCAGGTCGCGCAGGTCCAACGGGGGAAGACCCTCCACCATGTACTGGGCGATGGCCCGGCCCACGCCGCCGCCGTGAGTCAGCCACACTCCCTCCGCCAGCCAGAAGCCCTCGAGATGGGCGGATTGTCCCAGCAATGACTGGCCGTCGGGGGTGAAGGCGAAGATCCCGTTGAGGCGGAAGGGGAACGATGCCTCCCGCAGGCAGGGGAACAGTTCCCTGGAGTCGGCCAAGGCGTTGTCGAAGTGGTGGGACGGAAAAGGACGGAGCGCCGGTTGGGGAGCACCCGACGGATCCGGACCCAATGACTCGACGTCCACCGGCAGCGGCTCGTGCCGGTAGGAGCCCACGCCATAGCGGTCGAAGTCCTGCCGGGAGTACATGGAGCGATCCTGGTGCCGGAGGATCGGTTGTGTGACCTCGTCGCCGGCTCCGGCTAGCGCGGGCAGGGGACCGGTCCGGGCGTAAAGGTGCTGCATGGGCTGCATGGGGACGGGAACCCCCGCCATCCTGCCGACTCGCGGGCCCCAGATTCCCGCGCAGAGAAGAACCTTCCCGGCTTCAATGCGGCCTTGGCTGCAGACCACTGCCGTCACCCTGCCATCGCGTGATTCGATGGAGGTGACCCTGGCGTCGGGCATGAAGAGCGCGCCCCGGCTCCCGGCCTCCCGGGCCAGGGCCTTCAAGATGCGGACCCCCTTTCCCAGACCGTCGGAAGGGACGTGGTAACCGCTGTATATCCG
Above is a window of Acidobacteriota bacterium DNA encoding:
- a CDS encoding FAD-dependent oxidoreductase, with product MDPPRLPRQARLVIIGAGVVGSSAAYYLTRYGWDDVVVLDQGPLFQVLGSTSHAPGLVFQTNPSRTVCKLAQWTVRLYRELGSQSEASCFYPVGSIEVAGSLKRHRDLKRRAGLARSWGLPARILTPEEVGCLVPQIDSRRIYSGYHVPSDGLGKGVRILKALAREAGSRGALFMPDARVTSIESRDGRVTAVVCSQGRIEAGKVLLCAGIWGPRVGRMAGVPVPMQPMQHLYARTGPLPALAGAGDEVTQPILRHQDRSMYSRQDFDRYGVGSYRHEPLPVDVESLGPDPSGAPQPALRPFPSHHFDNALADSRELFPCLREASFPFRLNGIFAFTPDGQSLLGQSAHLEGFWLAEGVWLTHGGGVGRAIAQYMVEGLPPLDLRDLDCNRFHAHVPSRPYVLARGRTQYREVYDVIHPNQQIERPRRLRLSPFHPRLEELGGEMFENAGWERPQWFAASKRLPAPEGGLGRQGWSARYWSPLIGAEHRAARERVCLFDLTPFTKLEVAGPGALASLQHLAANRMDRPPGRITYTSLLNRRGGMEADLTITRLEEDRFWVITGAGTGMRDLAWLRLHLDRKSRVQIRDLTSAWCCLGVWGPAARELVQSVSENDLSNQAFPYLTAQRIYVRHVPVVALRISYVGELGWELYVPTEYGLHLWDTLWEAGQSLGAAAAGGGAFESLRLEKGYRLWGADVHTEYNPLEAGLGFAVSMDKKDFLGKAALERIETEGVRRKWCCLRLEDPDTVLMGAEPVRFEASTVGYVTSAGYGYTVQENLAFSYLPTEASLPGSRLEIDYFEEPCAATVVSIPRYDPKNRKLTR